ttgCTCTACTATACCATATTATTAGCTGATTGGTTTCTACtagattatattgctatattatatcatcaacagccgattgcctctatatcattatctacattggacatatagctgattgctgaaaccctatcgctatcggctggtattggcatcggctattatctgCTATCGGCTGGAATCACTACATCGTCTTGTCAaccgatcggctgttttatctgctgtttacatatcttatcagtcgcaggatcaaactgactgacacacctgcatctcatcaatctttggacttgcacaggagttaagcagatctcccaggccggtgtgttcgattttttcgtcaacaatgTGATAGATacattataataaaatataacacatCCACCAAAAATCCATTATATCTTGAGACAGAGCGAGTATGCCAAATCTTGTCAGATGAAACAGATCATAATACTGAAACCAAATCAACGGTTATTCTTCCCAAGTAATTTCATCTGATTAGCTctatcttcctcctcctctatcTTCTTTCTACGCATCGCGTCTTCCCTTTGCTTTTGAATTCTTTCCAACTCTAAAAATCGCTCCAGCTCTTTCTGCTGCTGTTCCAGTGCTTCTTTTCTTTGAGCTTCCTCTACTTTTCGCCGATTCTCCTCAAGCATCCTATCcaactcctccctctctcttctttcttgttCCTGCAGCCAAAAATTTTGAACTGATTAACTCAATTTGGACAAGGTTCTCAGAAGAAGAATTTATCAAATTATGGTGTTGATCTCAATCATACTGAAAAAACATGACACTACTACCAATTTTCAGTTGCTAGTAGAAAAAATATCTACTGAGAAGTACTAGCACCGAGCCAGACTACAAAGGTTCTGCTCTTTATGCAAAAGGATAAATAGTATATGCATTAGGTTTAAGTTGGTGGTTTCATCTGCTTAGCTTTTCAATAGTTGATTAGTTTTGTCAATGTTTGAATCTAATGAGATGTTCTTGTAAAAAATTATCAGCACTAAGGATAGCATGACATTAATGCTCACAGCTTTATGCCTGGCTTCACGCAGAGccgtttccttctctttttgtAGCTGAGCATCAACCTCATCAAATAACTGTTTGATGCCTTCCTCAACTCGCcgttttatttcatttttgatGTCCTCGGAGTTCAGACGGTCCTCAACATTTTTTCTTATAGATTCTTCAACTCTTCGAGCGAGCTCCTCTTCAAGTAACTTCAGTTCAGCTTCCTTTTGGCGCCTGCTGAGAGAAACACAAAGTTACGGGAACTGGTACAACCTAGCCAAACTGCAATCCATGTAAGCATGAACTAATAGAATTAATGTACTATGGAACTATATATGAACACAAAAGTACAAACTAAATAGTCAAGTTACTCTAGTACAATTGTTATAGAATTTCTGGTTGAAAATAGGTGGATTCTAGTAAAATTTGGCATGCAATGTCTAAATAAGCATAAATATAATTACAACAGTAGAATATTGAGATGAAAAGCACAAGGGAAAACAAAGCATAAAAAAAACAGCCAATGTGGAAACGATAGAAATGTTCATTTTTCATGTGACAGTTGATTAGTTACCGGTTCACTAAATTAAGAAGAAAATTGGCAGGCAGAGGGAGGTGATTAAAGCACATATAAACTCTAATTTCTGCAAGACACTGCAGAACACAAGCACTGCATGGCTAGTTTTGAATCATGTGAAATTTGACTCTCTTTTTTTGTATGATTCCTGAAAAGAGAGACACAAAAtgttcctctctttttctcgAATACTCAAGAGAGATGTGCATCATTTCATTAAGCAAGGGAAGAAACAAGGGTGAGGGAAAAAACCTAGGTAACAATATTATACATGTTCAAGCCTTTGATCGATGGATAAAGCAGGTATATTCTAATCTGTGAAAGTTCCCCAAACATAAATAGTGTTAACAGATGACAACAAAAACTATCTTAACTTCTTACGGAAACATAGTTGACCAGACAGCTTATAAAAGAACCACATACTCCACTTTCAGAACACACAAGTATTATTCCTAGCATTTACGCCTTTTCTCTTCATGTTATAGTATTGAGAAATAAGCATTGACTTTGTTGCTCAAAATTCATTTAAGCATATCGAAGAGTTTCCCAGAGTGTATGAATGTATGAATGTGCGACGTTCATATACTAACTTAACATGTACACTTccactcagaaaaaaaaaattaacatgtaCACCTGTCTGTGGTTACACTTGACTTCATGTTGGATCTCTTTGAATCTTTCTTTACCATTAGACTAGCAAAATTCAACCATTCATCGATCGAATTTGACAGATGATATTGGAAAGATGAGTCTACTTCCCATTAATGCCACTAACATTTATCTTGCTTTATATTACTATCAATTAGAACGGTAATGCAGAGAAATCAATTAACACTTCTAAGCAACAGAGTTTTCAGTAAGTGCAATGAACATGCATCACTTATTTGGCTTTTTTTAAATCCATGAAAATAGTCCAGCTATAAGTTTTGCTCATTCACCTCTCTGTTCCATTTTCTCAGTCAAATTTCTACATTTCCAATATGCATGACAGGCAAGTTCCCTGTAGCATTTCCTTGCCAGAGGTCAGTCACGCATCCATGCCTGACAGCCTGACCCAGCAAACAACCATGAACATCATTTCAGACTGTTTATATTTACGCTTCCTAGTTTTATGTCTCAAAGGAGCTATTAGTATTCGATAGTAGATGTATCAGTTTATATTGGTTACAACTTCTATTATGCTGCATCAAGAATAGACTTGATGGTATAAATGTTTATGCTTCAAATTAACTCCGGAATCAGTGTCCCTAGGGTCCAGCCTATTGGTTTTCGGTAGCCTCGTGCATGAAAATAGATGATGCACAAACAGATAGGGTAGACTCTGGTGGCAAGGCCACACCAGGCATGGCACACATGCATACCGTGCGGCAGTTAATGCTCATGCCTATATTGTGTTGGATTCTAGTGCCCCATTTATCATtgagaaaatccatgaaatacCATTGACAAGCACTCtaatcccagaaatgccattgacaagcgcaACTTCCTcaaaatgccatcgtacaagcgtttttctcccagaaatgccatcacaGCCATACTGCTGTTAACTCCTCTCCGTTAAGTTGtatgaaaagaaaatcttaCCCCTGGGCAAACTTTTTGCTCAAACAACATtattttgtattgtttgctcaCACAATATCATTTTGAATTGATGCATATTTAAATTCACAGACatgtattatttttctatcaatcaaattatttcaaaattaaattcacaaattttggcatcaaaattatttcagaaattttgctATCAATTATTTCAGCCTGGGGCTGACGCGCCGCTGCCTGgagccgccgcaccaccgcctgggagccccgcgccgtcgccgagggccgctgcgccgtcgcctggagccgccgcgccgctgcctggGAGCCCCGCGTCGTCGCCaggggccgccgcgccgccgcctgagggccacgcgccgtcgccgggggccgccgcgtcgccaccTGAgagccgcgcaccgccgccggaggacccccgccgccggggaccccccgcgccgccgcccgagagCGCCGCCtgcgaccgccgccgcaccgttgCCTGGGGGCGccacatcgccgccgtcgtcgccccccaTCGGTTAGGTTTAGGgttgtcttttcttttccccaatttcttttcttttactgcCTCTGGATAGTAAAATTTGGAGCGAGGGTAATCTGGTCattctggtaaaaaaaaaatttctaacgGTGTGGACTAAACGGTAAGTTGACTGTGATGGCATTTCGGGGAGAAAAACGCTTGTACAATGGCATTTTGAGGAAGTTGCGCTTGTCAGTGGCATTTCTAGGATTAGagtgcttgtcaatggcatttcatggattttctctttATCATTTGTTAGTTCAGCTTGCTAATTTTAATTCCACATGATTGTGAAGTACTATTTTGGACTAATCACCAGCTATTTGTGCATATTCATCAGTTTCTCTAGTCACTCTACATATCGCCGAGTTACTTCCACCTATTTATGTTGGATTATTCTCACGTTCATATTATGCTCATGCATAATTTTGGATCAAAACAATGGTTTCCTCTACTGCTGACCTTGTATTATTTATTTCTCATTAACCTCCCTTCTCCCTTCATTAGTCCTGCATTTGCTACCATCACTCTGATAGGAATAGTGTAAGGAGACCTGTGAGGTCCAACTGTAGGTCAACTTTTGGTGAAGGCATTTAGCTGCTCATCAGTCATCACGTATACTAGTTCAGTTTTGGTATATGGCACTAGCACGCAATACAAAGATGTAAGGTTTTATCCATTTAGCATTTAGTCATTACATTATGAATAAAATACTTTGAAATATATTTTACGACGCCTCAATCCGCATGCTCTAAAAAGATGTAAGGTTTTATCCATTCAGCATTTAATCTCTGGACAATGTGTGCTTCATCAAAAGTTAAGTACACAATTACAAGGGAAGCAATGGAAATCTGTTAGTGCGGAATGTCTGCTCATTGGCCACTGTGCATCAGAGGCAATGGAAGAAGACAgaatatatatagcatatgtaATATTGGTTGTAGGGCAGCTAGCTTCGGGCCAGTTGAGAATGTAATGCTGCTGTTGCTTAATTTAGGGATTGAATGGTTTAATCTGGACAGCTGGCCAATTCAGTGTTCATGCAGACATAACATGAACAGATTCACTTGATTCTGGTGCTTTGCGGCTATATCAACTGACTTCTACTATATTGGGCCAGATAGATGAGTATTTGCTAATTACATTTTTCTTCTATGACTACTAACAGTAGCAGGGGCACTCAACATATTAAAAAGGCCAATTTGCTACTGTACATTGTGATTTTCGTGGTTTTGGCTGTAGGACACCGTAAAAGTGGATTTTTCGGAGAAGATACTCCCAAATTGTGGTTGTTTGCTACTAGACACCGCCcacacttttttattttttatttttggtttaggaaggagagagagagaacacgTGAAAGGTCTAAAATGCCCCTAACGTATTCCAATtgagaaaattgacattttgCCATCTTCAGGATAGGGTTTCACTGGAATGCCACTCCGGAATGTGGCTTCGTTATAATGTCACTTTCAAACGAAGCCATCTTGCTACATTACCATTTTGACCATGTGTGTGATTTCCAAATGTTCTCCACCGTGCTTTGACATATTTGCCCCTGACCATTTCGTTGACTTGTGTGAGAGAGATGGATCCCCGTCCAATCGCCTCTTCCTCCCGTCTTGCTcgtcactgccgccgccatAGATCtagctgccgccgcgccgcccccaaAATGTGCCGACAGGATGCTGGTGGCGTGAGGGAGCGACAAAGAAGGTCGAGCATATAGATTGCACTTGTCATGAGCTCGTCACCAAGTAAGTATTTGCCTAACTTCATCGACTTCATCGTTTTGCAATTTGTTTGGTGTGCGCACATTTGGTCTTCCGAGATCTAGCTGCGAAGTATTTGGTGCGCGTTTGCTGGGTTAGACCTTGCTCTAAGCcacatctatttttttttctccaggcTTGAAAGGGAGCCTGAGTGTAGCTTAGCTGTGGTAGAACCCGATGAGGCGGTGGAATCCGTTTTCCTTGTCTCACCCGATGGGGTAGTGCAACCAGTCCCTACTGCTGTTGATTGGGATAGGCTAGAGGTTCTGGCCAAGAATGATGACAAAGGGAGGCAAGAAATTGTTGGGGACGATAAATTCTATGAGTTGTTGGAATTAAGGGCAAAGGATGAGCAAGCTAGACGAACTAATGCAAACCAAGATGCAAATACTGACAAAGGAAAAGCAGCTGCTGATGAAGACAACACTAGAGCAGCAATTCCTGTTGATGATGCAATTCCAGGGGATGGTGATGGCATATGATCCTAACAATCCTTGTATGGCTGTGGGTACTATCTACCCAGGCATGCCTGAGTTTAGGATTGCAATGAGGCAATTTGCTATTAACAAGGAGTTTGAATTggatttggttaaaattgaccCAGTCAGATACATAGGTGGTTGCAAAGTGGATGGTTTTCGTTGGCATAATAGTTGGGCTTAGGCAAGCCTGACCAGAAGACTGTAATGGTATTGAATTAATTGATTGTCATTTGTTTCCTTATTGTCACAATGCATGGAATTTGATGGATGCTATTACTTGATTGCAGGTGACAGTGCTAACAGATTATCATAAATGTACATCaagcagcagaagcagaaggAAAACTACCACACCATCTACCAAATGGGCTAACAGTGCTAACAGACTGTCCTAATGTTGATGAAGAATTCATGTATGGGCCCTAAAGAGATGATGATCAAGTTACAAGATGATCACAAGTGTActattaactactccctctgtcccaatcACTAAGGCACAGTCAAACTTGGacagtcttcaaaactaatctttaattctaaatttctcatatataaTAATGTTTGTAGCAATAAAATcataatcatatgaaagtaaatttaaatgacaatctaataatattattttcattaaataaaatttaatttataataaactatttataagtcaaatatttaaagagttgaATCTTAAAATGCGTGCGCGCCTTAATGactgggacagagggagtatgacaCTGTCTACGCGGGTAGGCAAAAGGCTTTGCTAGAGTTATATGGTAGCTGGGAAGAAAGTTTTCACTAGCTTTATAGATGGAGGGCAGAGGTATTGAAAACTTCACCCTGGAGTGTGATAGAGATTGATACTAAAGAGGTTGATGGCAGGTTTCAATTCAAGAAGATCCTGCCTCCCTGCTTCTTGGATTTGTACTCTTCTACCCCTTCCCCACAACTCGGGCAACAAATGAGAGGTATTCCACTAGGACCAAGAGGAAACCTGGAGGGTGGGCGGACGACGAGAGGAGCCCTTGAGCTAGCTTGCAACATGCTGTCAGCTCTGTCTCTTCCCGTCGTCAGTCTTTGATGCATTGCCCCTAGGGCCCCTCGGATCCAACGCCGAGGAAAGCACGTGGTTTTGTAGCGCGGAGATTGCAGCGCAAAGCTATCAGCAGCAGGGCATAGCGGGGACGGTGAAGGTCGCGGGGTGAGGGGGCATAGTGGCGAAGAAAAGGGGTGGCGTTGCATATGCTCTCCCTTCAGCCAAGCAATGTGACTCGACCAGCTCGAGCACACTAAAACTGACAGACAAGGGCATTTGGGTCAAAGCATAAAGATCAAAATGGTGGAAAACATTTGGAAATCATAAAAAATGGTCAAAATGGCATTGTAGCAAGATGGCTTCGTTTGAAGGTGGCATTATAACGAAGCCACATTCCGGAGTGGCATTACAGCGAAACCCCATCCCGAAGATGGcaaaatgtcaattttctcaTTCCGATTAGACCAAGTGGCCTGTCAGGCAGGTAGATCAGCCGTGGTGCCCCGAAACGGCATCAATGTAACCTAATGCTAATTAGTCGTGCTACAGCTTAATCAACTCACGCATATCAATCAAAGAAATATCTAGACCACGAATCAATTATGGGCAATATTAAATAATTGCTGCTATGCTGAATAGTAAACTTGATGTAACAACAGCCGAATGCGTATGTGCCAATACATACTTTGATCCTATCATATATGCGTGTACTGATTAATTGGTTGGCAGGCCATTTGGACTATTGAACACTCAGGGAATTTCAGACCTCTTCCGCATTCTTTCTCCTCCCTAATTAgacagaaaataataaaatagtggGGACGCTGTCTGGTAGCAAAGCGCCACATTTTGAGAGTCTTCCCCTAAAAATCCACTTTTGCGTTATCCTACAGCTAAAATCACGGAGTCATGATGTCCAACAGTAAATTTTGCCTATTAAAAATTAACATGAAACAGCATAATTCCAATGCAATCCCCATATGAATTGCAAAAAATAAGTATTTTCTCAAACCATGAATATACAGAAATAAGTACAAGTGTTCCATTGAGTGGCAGGCTGGCTAGGACAGTTCATTGAGTGCCAAGGCTAGCTAGGACAGTTCATATGGGTGGCTAGGACTGTTCATGATTTTCTCTAAAAGGTTTTAAAAGATATAAGAAAGTATTGGTCTATATTGTGTTTCCAACTGACATGTCCGACAGCTCAAGTGATACATCATTGAATTGTGATATCCTATGGCGCTTTGATGAGTTCTTGATCTTATTTTGCATGTTCTTGATCTTTTTTGGTTGGCGAACAAAATATAATCAAATCAAGTGCAGAAGTACAGTCTAGGTCTGAAGGAAAATTGACATGGATGATATTGCTTGACAAACTACATAATGAGAGCTGCAGTCATACAGAAGAGGTAATCTGCATAGGAATcaagaaaacataaaattaCCTTTTCTTATCTCCTTCTTTTTGCTTCTCAATTAAATTGTTTTGCTCTGATACATGACTTGGGCTGCAGGAGTTATTTACAGTGGAACTTGTATTGCTTCGACTTCTCCGTCTTCGTTGTCGTCTTGGTGATGTAGGGCTTCTACGCCTCCTAGGAGTTGGGGACTGGCTTCTCTCCCATCTTGGAGAAGGAGACCGACTTTTTCTCCAAATAGAAGGGAAATGAATTGGACAGAAAATAGACGAACACACAAAATAAGATGATGGAAGTTTGTAATATTGACAAGATAACTACAGTTGAAGAATTGACATGATAGCAAGCATGCAGcaatagaaaaatatcaaaGCAAACAGATTAGTATGGAATGTCACTATGCCAAGATGGACACCAAAAATGCAAAGAAACATTCATATTTGTACAGCGTGCCCATGTAAACAGCTAAGGGAGCTTGTCGACTTGATCAACTAATCCACAACTTGTTGACATGGTCGACTAGTCCATGACTTGGTCGTGTGAAAACAGGGGATGCACTATAGTCTTTACTAATACTGTGCTAAGCACTATATATAGTATAAACTATGAACTATTGAGTAGCTAGCAAGACAATAAGTCAACAAGGAATAAACACAATAAGCCAATTAgcatggtgaattggtgatttGCTAGACTAACCACGACTAATCTACCACCgattttaagactaatctacgACTAACCACAACTAATAGCGCGAGTTACAATTTGGTCGAGTTGTGGCCTTCTAGTCCTGTGGCTTGACCATCTTTATGATTAGTCAACACCTAGTCGCGACTAATCACACAACTTGATAACACTATGACTAAAGAATGTGATGAACACATGTAACAAAGAAGATACAAAAATGAAACATTAGATTTATAAAAAATGCCAATTCATGGAATATGATAAATTAACAACAGTAACATATGAGTAAATCCACAATTCCACATTGAATGTTTGCCAAACAATATGGCCTATAATCACGAACAACAAACAAAAGTGAATATAAAAAAGATCAGGATTAGCTTATCATATATGAAATGTTCTtacaaagaagaaagaaattCAACAGTTCAAAAAATGATGTTAAAAATACAGTTCCAACCATCTCTGTAGACACAAATCTTTGATACTCCTATCTCCAGTACTAAGTAACAACAATAGCTCAGCTATCGAGGTAGAAAAAGATGGATGCTTTTAGTCAAGTTGTGCTTTAGCCTTTAGCCCTAATTGTAACAGATGTCAGCATATGCTCAGCTAACTGAAGTTACAAGATTGAACTACTCCACATTACATGGAAATTTTATTCTTACCTTCTGAAAAGAAAGCATGTCTCTTCAGCaccaaaaataaaatcaaaagatgaatcacaaaaaaaaatattgggttcacaaaaaaaaaaaacccaaaaacaatTTGTATCTAAGTTAGAATGGCTCGGTTGAAACTGACACTTGTGGATCTGGAAATAGAGTTGAGCACACACTTGCAGGGCACGACATGTTCATCTACCATTTCTAGGATAACATTCTGCAACAGGATGACCATTTAAGTCCTTTGCAAACAGCTGTTGATAGTAAATCTTGTATAATAGGAAAACAGCGAGAGCTAGGCAGAATGACACACTAGTAGGggccctgttcttttctgattctcAACTTTGGATTTTCTTTGCCATGCTACCCAATCCCCCAAACGATGCatttcatgccaaaattttatatataaaattttcttggAATACTTTTCTAGAGAAACTCTGCAGTAGTTCAATTCATTCGCTCATATCCTCAAATAGCCATCACAAAACCAGATTATCCATCCATTTTGAGCTATCTCAATCGAGGCCATAATCTTCTATATTCACATAACATATTTTCTTTGTAGATTGCTATTTGCAAAGACAATCAAAAAAGGATCTGCTAGTTATGAtaacaacaacagcaacaacaacagaaaaaaaaagatccgcTAGTCATTACAATACATAGACTGAAAAATGAGTTTCTTCCACAAGCCTCATACTCGAGACTCTGCGTGGGGAATCCAAATTTCTGATATGTTTTCTCGTCTCGTACTCTGTCCAGATAAGCAAATCTGTTATTTCAAGTGgatttattatatttaaatatgattaatttatttcttCTATCCAcaattctaaaagaaaaaatagcacTAGAAATATGGAAGGCATTTCATGACgaattccaaatttccaatccCAAAAACTCACCCCAGCGGGTACTGTACCAGAGCCCGAATAGAAGCATGCGCAGATTGGGGAGGATGGAGAGACAGTGAGCGGGGTAATCGGGGATGCGTACCGTGTGGAGGTGTAGGGGGATCGGCTCCGATCTCGTCGACTCCGCCGGTTCCCATACCGCGGGGAaggggagcggcgccggcggtgcgacggcggcgaccgagaCACCGCACGCGGCATCCCGCTCCGCGTGGCAGCCGGCACGAACAAGCACAAcggcgccgccggtctgacttgGTCACCGTGCTAGTGCTGGGACTGGGAGGAGCGGAGAGCGGGTGGGCCGGTGGAGCAATACGGCAAGACGatgcagcgccgcggcggcctaaGATCCCTAGGGTTTGCGGCGCCTGGGCCGACTGGTTACTACAATCTAATTCAAACCCACTCCAACCCAAAACATTTTTCCTCGGGTTAATTTGTTCCAAGCCACCGCAAATTTGGCTATTCAGAAAAAATTCATTACAATTTGTCTATTCATAACCGTGCcactaaaattttacaaaattataaccgTACCACTGTCGTCACGTTTTCCATCCATTCCCTTCCTTTTCCATattcttccttccttctcccgtcttcttccttctttctcccgCAGTGAAGTTGAGCGCGtctgcaacggcggcggcggtggcgagtaCAGTGTCCACACGGCTTCACACGTATTGGCGCAGTCGGCGTCGGCCGCAGCGGCAGAGTTGTACCCGCCATTCCCCGCCGTGGCAGCGGAGTGCCCGCCCATGCAGAGCCCCATTTTCAGAGCCGAGAGCCGCACCGCCGAGGCCAAGAGCCCCATCTCGCGGCgtctttcccttctctctctcttcctagtttcccctctctctcccctcccctcaggTCTAATTACTTTGCATCGAGGAGCGGCCGGGTCCAGATCTCGCACCAGAGTCGGCCGGCGAAGCCTTGGGGGGTTCCTCGTCGTCGCTGGCTAGCTCCGGCTGAtgccacgcctcctcctccatctggCGGGCTCCAGCACCagcgcctcgcctcctccgctgccgccggcacCAGTAAACCGGCTatcccgctcccgccgctgaTCCGCGCGTCcccatctcgccggcggcgtcagtCTCCTCCTCAGTCTGTGGTGAACTCAAGCAAGCCGGGCATGCTCGGCGCCAGTGccaaggaggcggtggcgcgtggGGACGAGGCCGTGaggacggtggag
The sequence above is drawn from the Oryza glaberrima chromosome 10, OglaRS2, whole genome shotgun sequence genome and encodes:
- the LOC127786423 gene encoding uncharacterized protein At1g10890-like, with amino-acid sequence MPRAVSRSPPSHRRRRSPSPRYGNRRSRRDRSRSPYTSTRRSPSPRWERSQSPTPRRRRSPTSPRRQRRRRSRSNTSSTVNNSCSPSHVSEQNNLIEKQKEGDKKRRQKEAELKLLEEELARRVEESIRKNVEDRLNSEDIKNEIKRRVEEGIKQLFDEVDAQLQKEKETALREARHKAEQERREREELDRMLEENRRKVEEAQRKEALEQQQKELERFLELERIQKQREDAMRRKKIEEEEDRANQMKLLGKNNR